The DNA region GCGGCGGCTTCCTCGAAGCTCGCCCTCGGCATCAGCCATTCCAGGTCGTCGCCCGAGAGCTTGACCAGGTCGGCCCGCGCCAGCAGGCGTTCCAGCCGGGCGCGATAGGCGGTCTCGTCGCTGATGAAGAAGGGGCGGATGTTCGGGTCGAGCATGACCGGGACGCGGGGGTGCAGCCGTTCGACCAGCGCCTCGATCGCCGCGCCGCAGGGGTCGGGTACCAGGCTGATGCCGCCCACGAACAGGGCCGAGACCGATTCGGGGATCTCGGGCAGGTCTTCGGGCGCCAGCATCCGGCCGGCGGAGCCTTCGTCGTAGAAGGCATAGCGCGCCTCGCCCCCGGTCAGGGTGACGAAGGCCAAGGTGGTCAGCCGGTCGCTGCGCGGGCAGAGGCCGGTGTCGACATTCGCCTCGGCCAGCGGGCGCAGCAGCATCTCGCCGAAGCCGTCGCGCGAGATCGGCCACAGGTAGCCGGTCGGGGCGCCGATGCGGCCCAGGGCGATGGCGGTGTTGTAGACCGCGCCGCCGGGCAGCGGGCGGTAATGGGCGCCCTCGGGCACCATGTCGATCAGCGATTCACCGGCGCACAGTATCATGACGCCCCCTCCCTCAAGGTCCGTTGTCCGACTGATAGCGGTAACTGCCGCTGATGGAAATATCCGGCGTGAGCGGGCCGGCCCCGATCCGCACGTAGCCGCCGCGTTCGTTCAGCCAGATGAGCCCCGCCAGCAGCGCCAGCGCCAGCAACACCGCCAGCGCGATCTTCCACACCGACCAGGGCCGTTCGCCCTGCACGCGGCCGGATTGGCCGTTGACCACGAAGCGGTAGCTCTGGCCGTTGTAGCGATAGGCGGCGGTCCAGACCGGCAGCAGGATATGCTTGAAGCTTTCCTCGGCGTAGCGGGTCTGGATGCCGGTGATCTGCTGTTCGTTGCCGCCGATGGCGCGACGCACGTCCATGGCGATCACGCCGGCCATTTCCTGGCGCGCGATGTCATGGCCGGCGGCCAGCGGGATGGTGTAGCCCTCGGCCAGGAAGCCCGCGAGATATTCCGGGCTGTAGGGCATCAGGTGCGACAGGTCCCAGGGCGCCAGCGCGTCGGTGATGCGGCGCGGCAGGGCGCTGGCCGCCAGCACCAGCACGTCGTCGAAATTCCGCGCCACCTGGCCCGAGACCGGCGTCCAGCGGGTGCGGCGCACCTGCTGCGCCACGCGCTGCTGGCGGCCGTCGACCGTCTGCGTGACGTAGACG from Paracoccus aminovorans includes:
- a CDS encoding carbohydrate kinase family protein, whose translation is MILCAGESLIDMVPEGAHYRPLPGGAVYNTAIALGRIGAPTGYLWPISRDGFGEMLLRPLAEANVDTGLCPRSDRLTTLAFVTLTGGEARYAFYDEGSAGRMLAPEDLPEIPESVSALFVGGISLVPDPCGAAIEALVERLHPRVPVMLDPNIRPFFISDETAYRARLERLLARADLVKLSGDDLEWLMPRASFEEAAAAILAKGAKVVLQTGGSAGARAHWQGAPLDAPATRVEVADTIGAGDTFNAGVLAALHRSGALSRDGMADLTPETLLQALTLGTRAAAITVSRPGANPPWQHELDALPA
- a CDS encoding zinc ribbon domain-containing protein — translated: MPTPPSEYRYPCENCGASLEFSPGQQSLVCPYCGHEQHIGPGPARAPARQTAQGPWGDRVILNDPSTGRALQWDSGHKSDLREIPLEQGLRLDAGSDLTETVRTLSCPNCGAKVEITSDQHASTCPFCATPVVTDTGATRQLKPQGVLPFVITEAQAKSALDDWMKGLWFAPSGLTAYARRGKRMNGVYSPFWTFDADTRSQYSGARGDWYYETVYVTQTVDGRQQRVAQQVRRTRWTPVSGQVARNFDDVLVLAASALPRRITDALAPWDLSHLMPYSPEYLAGFLAEGYTIPLAAGHDIARQEMAGVIAMDVRRAIGGNEQQITGIQTRYAEESFKHILLPVWTAAYRYNGQSYRFVVNGQSGRVQGERPWSVWKIALAVLLALALLAGLIWLNERGGYVRIGAGPLTPDISISGSYRYQSDNGP